ATTCTAACTCAAAATAATATGTACTAAAAAACGCAATAAAGTGATTTTGATGTAAATTTGCCACATGAAATTTTTAAAAGGATTTAGAAAACAGGAAGTTCTGGCATTGCTTTACAGGATTTTTTTAGCCTATGCTTTTTATCAGATTGCAAGACTTTTATTCTGGTATTTTAATAAAGATCTGATTAAAGTAGACTCTGTTTCAGAGTATCTTAAACTGGCTTATCATGGTGCTGCTTTCGATACCACTGCTATATTGTACGTCAATGCGCTATTTATATTATTAAGTCTTCTTCCATTGGTCATTAATACCAAAAAAGGGTTTCAGAAAGTCCTTTTCTGGATTTATTTTCTGACGAACGGATTGGCGTATAGTATGAATTTCGGAGATTTTATTTATTATAAGTTCTCCCAATCAAGGCTTACTTCAGCAGTATTTCAGGTAGCAGAGCATGAATCCAATGTTTCCCAGACGCTCATGATTTCTGTTGGTCAGCATCCTTTTGTGCTGATTTGGTTTATTGTTTTAATGGGATTATGGGTTTTCCTGTATAAAAAAGTAAAAGTTGATGAAGCAAAACCGGCTCAATTACTCCCTTATTTTTTATCTTCCATCGTTACTTTGTGTATTACAGCAGTCTTGGTAGTAGGAGGGATCAGAGGAGATTTCAAACACAGTACGAGGCCGATCAATATGGTGGATGCCACTCGTTTTGTAGCCAATCCATTACAGGGTAATTTGGTTCTCAATAGTACATTCTCATTCTTCAGAACTTTAAATACCAATAATTTTAAGGAAGTTCATTTTGTAGATCAAAAGTATATTGAAGAGAATGTACAGCCTCTTAAAATATATGATAGAAAGGTAGAAAACCGTCCCAATATTGTAATTTTTATAGTAGAATCTTTTGGGAGAGAGTATTCAGGAGCATTTAATAAAGATAAAAATATTAAAGATTACGTTTCGTACACTCCTTTTATGGATAGTCTGGCGACTCAGAGTCTTATTTTTCCAAATACTTTTGCTAACGGAAGGCAGTCTATTCATGGAATGAGCAGTGTATTGGCAGGAATTCCGAGTCTTACTGACGCTTTTACAGGTTCTCCATACTCCAATCAGAAAATTCAGTCTATTGTTTCTGTCTGTAATGATCTGGGCTATGATACCTCTTTCTACCACGGAGCTCCAAATGGCTCTATGGGATTCCTTGGATTTGGTAATATCTTAGGGTTTAAACATTATTTTGGGAAAACAGAATACAATCATGATGAGGATTTTGATGGAATGTGGGCCATCTGGGATGAACCCTTCCTTCAGTATTTTGCTAAGAATGTAGGAAAAAAACAACCTTTTATGACTACCGTTTTTACGGCGTCTTCTCACCATCCATTCAAAATTCCTGAGAAGTATCAAGGGAAATTTAAAAAAGGAAAAATAGAAATGCACGAGCCGATACAGTATACGGATTATGCAATAAAAAAATATTTTGAAACGGCTAAAAAGCAACCTTGGTTTCATAATACGATTTTTGTTTTCACAGGAGATCATACCAATCAGATTTACTATCCGGAATATGAAAAAGCGATGAACCGTTTTGCCGTTCCATTGGTATTATATTCCCCCAATCCAGCATATCAGCTTAAAGGAGAAAACCCTGAAATAGCTCAGCAAATAGATATTTATCCTACACTTGCAGACCTGATTGGGTATAATAAACCTATCAGAAGCTGGGGGAGAAGTTTGGTAAGTGATAAGAAATACCCAAGTATTATGGTCAATTCGGATGGAAATAATGAACAGTTTATGATTGGAAATTATATCTATCGTTTTGATGGCAAGGAAATTGTCGGAGTATATAATAAATCTGATCTTGCTCTTGAGAAGAACCTGATTAACCAGTTAAAAACACCTGAAGTAGAACAGGGAAAACAGACTGCAAAAGCATGGTATCAGGATTATATGGATAGAGTGATTAATAGAAAGCTGAATTAATAAATCTAATTATTTGCTCTTTTATGCTTTGTATAATAAAAGTTTTTGTTCGTTAAGAATTAATTTATATTTTTATCAATACATAGAAAAGTATATTGTATTAAAATTAAAACTATAGAAATATGAAAAAAATAATGTTAACATTCGCGCTTTCTTTATTTGGTGTGATGACATTTGCGCAGATAGAAGGAAAGTGGAAGACAATAGATGATGAAACAAAACAAGCTAAATCTATTGTAGAGATATTCAAAAAATCTGATGGTAAGTATTATGGGAAGGTTTCTCAATTATTAATAAAACCTGCTGATCCTAATTGCACAGTTTGTAAAGATGACAGAAAAGGTAAACCAATTTTAGGATTGGAAATCATCAGAGGATTGAAAAAAGAAGGGGATGAGTTTACCGGAGGTAGTATCACAGATCCTAAAACAGGAAAAACTTACAAATGTACCATTACAAAAAGCGGTGATAAGCTTAAT
This Chryseobacterium sp. G0162 DNA region includes the following protein-coding sequences:
- a CDS encoding LTA synthase family protein; amino-acid sequence: MKFLKGFRKQEVLALLYRIFLAYAFYQIARLLFWYFNKDLIKVDSVSEYLKLAYHGAAFDTTAILYVNALFILLSLLPLVINTKKGFQKVLFWIYFLTNGLAYSMNFGDFIYYKFSQSRLTSAVFQVAEHESNVSQTLMISVGQHPFVLIWFIVLMGLWVFLYKKVKVDEAKPAQLLPYFLSSIVTLCITAVLVVGGIRGDFKHSTRPINMVDATRFVANPLQGNLVLNSTFSFFRTLNTNNFKEVHFVDQKYIEENVQPLKIYDRKVENRPNIVIFIVESFGREYSGAFNKDKNIKDYVSYTPFMDSLATQSLIFPNTFANGRQSIHGMSSVLAGIPSLTDAFTGSPYSNQKIQSIVSVCNDLGYDTSFYHGAPNGSMGFLGFGNILGFKHYFGKTEYNHDEDFDGMWAIWDEPFLQYFAKNVGKKQPFMTTVFTASSHHPFKIPEKYQGKFKKGKIEMHEPIQYTDYAIKKYFETAKKQPWFHNTIFVFTGDHTNQIYYPEYEKAMNRFAVPLVLYSPNPAYQLKGENPEIAQQIDIYPTLADLIGYNKPIRSWGRSLVSDKKYPSIMVNSDGNNEQFMIGNYIYRFDGKEIVGVYNKSDLALEKNLINQLKTPEVEQGKQTAKAWYQDYMDRVINRKLN
- a CDS encoding DUF2147 domain-containing protein produces the protein MKKIMLTFALSLFGVMTFAQIEGKWKTIDDETKQAKSIVEIFKKSDGKYYGKVSQLLIKPADPNCTVCKDDRKGKPILGLEIIRGLKKEGDEFTGGSITDPKTGKTYKCTITKSGDKLNVRGYLGLSLLGRTQVWEKAN